A stretch of the Streptosporangium sp. NBC_01755 genome encodes the following:
- a CDS encoding peptidoglycan recognition protein family protein produces MAIDLVTRREWGARQPRGSYSRLSSTRGVKVHYTGGQVSPDIVNDHAKCVALVKSIQSHHMDGNGWIDVGYSMLVCPHRKVFEGRGPNRVPAANGAGLNSDHYAVLGLVGSSGLTKPTDGILHGILDAVEYLRDKGGAGKEIKGHRDGYSTSCPGEPLYAWVKRGAPRPGGGPANPPEPHPSFPGRTLKQPPVMKGEDVRTWQRQMRDRGWNIDVDGLYGPGSSDVCRKFQEEKGLSVTGAVDRATWDAAWQEPVS; encoded by the coding sequence GTGGCCATCGATCTTGTTACTCGCCGCGAGTGGGGCGCTCGCCAGCCGCGCGGTTCCTACAGCAGGCTCAGCTCCACTCGGGGAGTGAAGGTCCACTACACGGGTGGCCAGGTCAGTCCGGACATCGTGAACGACCACGCCAAGTGCGTTGCTCTAGTGAAATCCATCCAGAGCCACCATATGGATGGCAATGGATGGATTGACGTCGGTTATTCGATGCTGGTCTGTCCGCACCGGAAGGTCTTCGAGGGCCGGGGCCCGAATCGCGTGCCGGCCGCCAACGGTGCCGGTCTCAACAGCGACCACTACGCGGTGCTCGGCCTGGTCGGCTCGTCGGGGCTCACCAAGCCGACCGACGGCATCCTGCACGGCATTCTCGATGCCGTCGAATACCTCAGGGACAAGGGCGGGGCAGGCAAGGAGATCAAGGGCCACCGCGACGGCTACTCGACCAGCTGCCCCGGCGAGCCCCTGTACGCCTGGGTCAAGCGGGGTGCCCCCCGTCCCGGTGGAGGGCCCGCCAACCCGCCGGAACCGCACCCCTCCTTCCCCGGCCGTACGCTCAAGCAGCCGCCGGTCATGAAGGGGGAGGACGTTCGCACCTGGCAGCGGCAGATGCGCGACCGAGGCTGGAACATCGACGTCGACGGCCTGTACGGCCCCGGCTCCAGCGACGTCTGCAGGAAGTTCCAGGAGGAGAAGGGCCTGTCCGTCACGGGCGCCGTCGACCGCGCCACCTGGGACGCGGCCTGGCAGGAGCCCGTCAGCTGA
- a CDS encoding methylmalonyl-CoA mutase family protein: MTVPPEEPRPAAEFPPTTRERWRELALGVLRKSGVETGSPEEALASTTYDGVTIAPLYDASDLPGDPGLPGSAPYIRGSAPEGGWEVRQRHEVPDPEAILTDLENGVTSLWLTLDPEDLPRALERVHLDLISVTLDAGKRTREAAEVLIGLAGEKAGTLKGNLGADALADAETAIELARRCVRSHPGLRAVTVDATAYHDAGGGDAEELGCSLAAGVAALRTLTGAGLTVPEAFGQLEFRYAATADQFLTIAKLRAARRLWARVTEVCGAPDGGQRQHAVTGSAMMTARDPWVNMLRTTLACFAAGTGGADAVTVQPFDARLGLPDAFARRIARNTQSLLVEEAGVARVIDPAGGSWYVERLTEDLASSAWEWFQEIERAGGIGAAEGSTLVAERLAATWERRSAAIARRRDPITGVSEFPDLAEKPLVRQARPTGDTGVHYAQEFEALRDLADAQASRPKVFLATIGPVAAHTARASFAANLFQAGGIATVAGGAATDPAEIAAAFSAAGTEVACLCSSDRLYAEHAEAVAAALRGAGARRIWLAGKGGFEGVDANLYTGCDALGALRTTFEDLGVAR; the protein is encoded by the coding sequence ATGACGGTGCCGCCTGAGGAACCCCGACCGGCCGCCGAGTTCCCGCCGACCACGCGTGAGCGGTGGCGGGAGCTGGCGCTCGGGGTGTTGCGCAAGTCCGGGGTCGAGACCGGTTCCCCGGAGGAGGCGTTGGCCTCCACCACGTACGACGGTGTGACGATCGCGCCACTCTACGACGCGTCCGACCTGCCCGGTGATCCCGGCCTTCCAGGATCCGCCCCCTACATCCGGGGCTCCGCCCCCGAGGGGGGCTGGGAGGTGCGGCAGCGCCACGAGGTGCCCGATCCCGAGGCGATCCTCACCGACCTGGAGAACGGTGTCACCTCGCTGTGGCTCACCCTCGACCCCGAGGACCTGCCGCGAGCCCTGGAGCGGGTCCACCTGGATCTGATCTCGGTCACGCTCGACGCGGGCAAGCGGACCCGCGAGGCGGCCGAGGTGCTCATCGGGCTGGCGGGTGAGAAGGCCGGCACGCTGAAGGGGAACCTGGGAGCCGACGCGCTCGCCGACGCGGAGACCGCGATCGAGCTGGCCCGCCGCTGCGTTCGAAGCCACCCCGGCCTCAGGGCCGTCACGGTGGACGCCACCGCCTACCACGACGCGGGAGGCGGTGACGCCGAGGAGCTCGGCTGCTCCCTCGCCGCCGGGGTCGCCGCGCTGCGTACCCTGACCGGCGCGGGCCTGACCGTGCCCGAGGCGTTCGGGCAGCTGGAGTTCCGGTACGCGGCCACCGCCGATCAGTTCCTCACCATCGCCAAGCTCCGGGCCGCCCGCCGGCTCTGGGCGCGCGTCACCGAGGTGTGCGGCGCCCCCGACGGGGGACAGCGGCAGCACGCGGTGACCGGCTCGGCCATGATGACCGCCCGCGATCCGTGGGTGAACATGCTCCGCACCACGCTCGCCTGCTTCGCGGCCGGGACCGGCGGGGCCGACGCGGTGACCGTCCAGCCCTTCGACGCCCGCCTCGGCCTTCCGGACGCCTTCGCCCGCCGCATCGCGCGCAACACCCAGTCGCTGCTCGTGGAGGAGGCCGGTGTGGCCCGGGTGATCGACCCGGCCGGGGGCTCCTGGTACGTCGAGCGGCTCACCGAGGATCTGGCCTCCAGCGCCTGGGAATGGTTCCAGGAGATCGAGCGCGCCGGGGGCATCGGGGCCGCCGAGGGCTCCACGCTCGTCGCCGAACGGCTCGCCGCCACCTGGGAGCGGCGTTCGGCCGCCATCGCCAGGCGCCGCGACCCGATCACCGGTGTCAGCGAGTTCCCCGACCTCGCCGAGAAGCCTCTGGTCAGGCAGGCCAGGCCCACCGGGGATACCGGGGTGCACTACGCGCAGGAGTTCGAGGCGTTGCGCGACCTGGCCGACGCCCAGGCGAGCCGGCCGAAGGTCTTCCTGGCGACCATCGGCCCGGTGGCCGCGCACACCGCCAGGGCGTCGTTCGCGGCCAACCTGTTCCAGGCGGGTGGTATCGCCACCGTGGCCGGTGGCGCCGCGACGGACCCCGCGGAGATCGCCGCCGCGTTCTCCGCGGCCGGTACCGAGGTCGCGTGCCTGTGCTCCAGCGACCGGCTGTACGCCGAGCACGCCGAGGCGGTGGCCGCCGCGCTGAGGGGCGCGGGGGCGCGCAGGATCTGGCTGGCAGGAAAGGGCGGGTTCGAGGGCGTGGACGCCAACCTCTACACCGGGTGCGACGCGCTCGGCGCGCTCCGGACGACCTTCGAAGACCTGGGGGTGGCTCGATGA
- a CDS encoding cytochrome P450 has translation MRSIPIRQALPKLLREPAGALAEFAREAGGEVVRLELGPFRPYLVTHPDHVQQVMRVEWTNYRRLGMFWRPLERLFGHSIMSDGEHWQNSRKVLQPLFTTRYIATIAEEVSRRVAGRVQEWDGYVQSGRDFDAATEMSGILSYIVNRVLFGDKLNREDGERIIPAFDRVSHSLVYRILMPFMPYFIRIPGDRAFLKAVREIDDVVFPVARKAMADPDDNVDVISVLCRSVDENGDRLTEKQIRDALVSVYAASSETTAMVLTWLWLLLDEHPDVEARLQAEIDEVVGAGPARPEHIPHLTYTRMVLQETLRLYPAGWLLPRMVMEDAEIGGVRIKAGSTVLVTPYATQRLEEFWERPDEFDPERFAPGRSESEERRHRYAYFPFGGGPHKCLGEPLFYIEAPLVVASILSRFRMSVRTPGPFITGWAASLRPKGKVELGVSSARHDQGGVLR, from the coding sequence GTGAGATCCATTCCGATACGCCAGGCCCTGCCGAAGCTGCTCCGTGAACCGGCGGGCGCGCTCGCCGAGTTCGCCCGGGAGGCCGGCGGGGAGGTCGTCCGGCTGGAGTTGGGACCGTTCCGCCCCTACCTGGTCACCCATCCCGACCACGTCCAGCAGGTGATGCGCGTCGAATGGACGAACTACCGGCGCCTGGGGATGTTCTGGCGCCCCCTGGAGCGGCTCTTCGGGCACAGCATCATGAGTGACGGCGAGCACTGGCAGAACAGCCGGAAGGTCCTGCAGCCGCTGTTCACCACGCGGTACATCGCCACGATCGCCGAGGAGGTGTCCAGGCGCGTCGCCGGGCGCGTCCAGGAGTGGGACGGGTACGTCCAGTCGGGGCGCGACTTCGACGCGGCCACGGAGATGTCCGGGATCCTCAGCTACATCGTCAACCGGGTGCTGTTCGGGGACAAGCTGAACCGGGAGGACGGGGAGCGCATCATCCCCGCCTTCGACCGGGTGTCCCACTCGCTTGTCTACCGGATCCTCATGCCGTTCATGCCGTATTTCATCCGGATCCCCGGCGACCGGGCCTTCCTGAAGGCCGTCAGGGAGATCGACGACGTGGTCTTCCCCGTGGCGAGAAAGGCGATGGCCGACCCCGACGACAACGTCGACGTCATCTCCGTGCTCTGCCGGTCCGTCGACGAGAACGGCGACAGGCTCACCGAGAAACAGATCCGCGACGCCCTGGTCAGCGTGTACGCCGCGTCGTCGGAGACCACCGCGATGGTCCTCACCTGGCTGTGGCTGCTGCTGGACGAGCACCCGGACGTCGAGGCCAGGCTCCAGGCGGAGATCGACGAGGTGGTGGGCGCGGGGCCGGCCCGCCCAGAGCACATCCCCCACCTCACCTACACCCGCATGGTCCTTCAGGAGACCCTGCGCCTGTACCCGGCGGGCTGGCTGCTCCCTCGCATGGTCATGGAGGACGCGGAGATCGGCGGTGTGCGGATCAAGGCCGGCTCGACGGTGCTGGTAACCCCGTACGCCACCCAGCGGCTTGAGGAGTTCTGGGAGCGCCCGGACGAGTTCGACCCCGAGCGGTTCGCGCCCGGCAGGTCCGAGAGCGAGGAGCGCAGGCACAGGTACGCCTACTTCCCCTTCGGCGGCGGGCCGCACAAATGCCTGGGCGAGCCCCTGTTCTACATTGAGGCGCCGCTCGTGGTCGCGAGCATCCTCAGCCGGTTCCGGATGTCGGTGCGCACACCGGGGCCGTTCATCACGGGGTGGGCCGCCTCGCTGCGCCCCAAGGGCAAGGTCGAGCTGGGCGTATCCTCCGCCCGGCACGATCAGGGCGGGGTCTTGCGATGA
- a CDS encoding terpene synthase family protein, protein MTARLDPGIRPEAMEATAAGTICARAGRSQRDMREWAETYPGLFSAKPFDAALYSTLSLAMAFGGPWFTAEQLRMANKTSLWAFGLDWLVDYVATSPAEVADISRRCLDVAAGGPPVPGDDLTRMLAGIRDELASSPVFPELGPIWRDELERMLDGMLVEWRWKSDKVVPTFEEYLGNADNLGFSFVFAAHWIHVTGRGAVADVGPLREAGWAVQRVIRLLNDLGTYERDVAWGDLNVLLLDIGRAEVERRIAELAARSRELVAPLREAHPELAGYMERQMDFCAGFYQVGDYWGTL, encoded by the coding sequence ATGACGGCGCGACTCGACCCCGGCATCCGGCCGGAGGCCATGGAGGCGACGGCCGCCGGGACGATCTGCGCCCGCGCCGGCCGCTCCCAGCGGGACATGCGCGAGTGGGCGGAGACCTATCCCGGCCTGTTCTCCGCGAAGCCCTTCGACGCGGCCCTGTACAGCACCCTCTCGCTCGCCATGGCGTTCGGCGGGCCCTGGTTCACCGCCGAGCAGCTGCGGATGGCGAACAAGACCTCCCTGTGGGCGTTCGGGCTGGACTGGCTCGTCGACTACGTCGCCACCTCGCCGGCCGAGGTGGCGGACATCTCCCGGCGATGCCTGGACGTGGCCGCCGGGGGTCCGCCGGTCCCCGGCGACGACCTCACCCGCATGCTCGCCGGCATCCGCGACGAGCTCGCCTCCTCGCCGGTCTTCCCCGAGCTCGGGCCGATCTGGCGTGACGAGCTGGAACGCATGCTGGACGGGATGCTCGTGGAGTGGCGCTGGAAGAGCGACAAGGTCGTGCCGACCTTCGAGGAGTATCTCGGCAACGCCGACAACCTCGGCTTCTCCTTCGTGTTCGCCGCCCACTGGATCCACGTCACGGGCCGGGGCGCGGTCGCGGACGTCGGCCCGCTGCGCGAGGCGGGCTGGGCCGTGCAACGGGTCATCCGCCTCCTCAACGACCTGGGCACCTACGAGCGGGACGTCGCCTGGGGAGACCTCAACGTCCTGCTGCTCGACATCGGCCGCGCCGAGGTGGAGCGGCGGATCGCCGAGCTGGCGGCCCGGAGCAGGGAGCTGGTCGCCCCGCTTCGGGAGGCCCATCCGGAGCTGGCGGGCTACATGGAACGGCAGATGGACTTCTGCGCCGGTTTCTACCAGGTCGGTGACTACTGGGGGACGTTGTGA
- a CDS encoding histone-like nucleoid-structuring protein Lsr2: protein MARQQVVTFTDDITGKRADETVSFGLDGTAYEIDLSTKNATKLREALKPFQSAARKASTALSRKGKTKGSGGNRERSAEIRAWAKSHGIEVSERGRIGGKVAAAFAAGDPSVAKAAAKKTSQAALSE from the coding sequence ATGGCACGTCAGCAAGTCGTCACGTTCACCGATGACATCACCGGGAAACGGGCGGACGAGACCGTCTCGTTCGGCCTGGACGGGACCGCCTACGAGATCGACCTGAGCACGAAGAACGCCACAAAACTTCGAGAGGCCCTTAAACCCTTCCAGTCCGCCGCCCGCAAGGCGAGCACCGCCCTGAGCCGTAAGGGCAAGACGAAGGGGTCCGGCGGCAACCGCGAGCGGAGCGCCGAGATCCGGGCGTGGGCGAAGTCCCACGGAATCGAGGTGAGCGAGCGCGGGCGCATTGGGGGAAAGGTCGCCGCGGCGTTCGCGGCGGGCGACCCCAGCGTGGCCAAGGCCGCGGCCAAGAAGACCTCGCAGGCCGCGCTCAGCGAGTAG
- the meaB gene encoding methylmalonyl Co-A mutase-associated GTPase MeaB, whose protein sequence is MTRTLDDYVQGVKEGSRVWIARAITLVESSRADHRELAQRLLVELTPLAGAARRVGITGVPGVGKSTFVDALGTLLTGEGHRVAVLAVDPSSTRTGGSILGDKTRMSRLAADPAAFIRPSPTSGTLGGVARATREAMVVVEAAGYDVVLVETVGVGQSETTVADMVDTFLLLTLARTGDQLQGIKKGVLELADVIAINKADGAEGSPHELDARRAARELAGALHLLGAERTPPVLTCSGLTGNGLEELWLQVVRHRDALEASGELAERRRRQQVRWTWAMVTDRLLTRLREHPGVAAIIAEMEREVAEGELTPSLAADRILAAFGRGD, encoded by the coding sequence ATGACGCGCACGCTTGACGACTACGTCCAGGGGGTGAAGGAGGGCTCCAGGGTGTGGATCGCGCGGGCGATCACACTGGTGGAGTCCTCCAGGGCCGACCACAGGGAACTGGCCCAGCGGCTGCTGGTCGAACTGACCCCGCTGGCCGGTGCGGCGCGCAGGGTCGGCATCACCGGTGTGCCCGGCGTCGGCAAGTCCACGTTCGTCGACGCGCTCGGCACGTTGCTGACCGGGGAGGGCCACCGGGTGGCGGTGCTCGCCGTCGACCCGTCCTCGACCCGTACCGGCGGGAGCATCCTGGGTGACAAGACCAGGATGTCCCGCCTGGCGGCCGACCCGGCAGCCTTCATCCGCCCCTCGCCCACCTCGGGCACCCTGGGCGGGGTCGCCAGGGCGACCCGCGAGGCGATGGTCGTGGTGGAGGCGGCCGGGTACGACGTCGTCCTGGTGGAGACCGTCGGCGTCGGCCAGTCGGAGACCACCGTCGCCGACATGGTCGACACCTTCCTGCTGCTCACCCTGGCCAGGACGGGCGACCAGCTCCAGGGCATCAAGAAGGGGGTGCTGGAGCTGGCCGACGTGATCGCGATCAACAAGGCCGACGGAGCCGAGGGCAGCCCCCACGAGCTGGACGCGCGCAGGGCCGCCAGGGAACTCGCCGGCGCGCTCCACCTGCTCGGCGCGGAGCGTACGCCTCCGGTGCTCACCTGCAGCGGGCTGACCGGTAACGGCCTGGAGGAGCTCTGGCTCCAGGTCGTCAGGCACCGCGACGCCCTGGAGGCCTCGGGGGAGCTCGCCGAGCGCCGCCGCCGCCAGCAGGTCCGCTGGACCTGGGCCATGGTCACCGACCGGCTGCTCACCCGGCTCCGTGAGCACCCGGGGGTCGCGGCGATCATCGCCGAGATGGAACGCGAGGTCGCCGAGGGTGAACTCACCCCCTCGCTGGCCGCCGACCGCATCCTCGCGGCCTTCGGCAGGGGCGACTGA
- a CDS encoding DMT family transporter: protein MSRGSSPQQTVGGAATRTTPASQSVLARYLALSPLLATGPVHLDLPVVASMAALGILGTGLAYIWNTTVIARWGATAASTVTYLTPLVGVVLGVLVLGEALTWNQPLGAVVVVVGIMTGQGVFTSWTGRRSR, encoded by the coding sequence ATGAGCCGGGGGAGCAGCCCGCAGCAGACCGTGGGCGGGGCGGCGACGCGGACGACTCCGGCGAGCCAGTCCGTCCTTGCCCGATATCTCGCGCTGAGCCCGCTGCTGGCCACCGGTCCCGTGCACCTGGACCTGCCCGTCGTGGCGAGCATGGCGGCCCTGGGCATCCTGGGCACGGGGCTCGCCTACATCTGGAACACCACGGTCATCGCCCGTTGGGGGGCGACGGCAGCCTCGACGGTGACGTACCTGACCCCGCTGGTGGGTGTCGTCCTCGGGGTGCTCGTCCTGGGCGAGGCGCTGACGTGGAACCAGCCGCTAGGGGCGGTGGTGGTCGTCGTCGGCATCATGACCGGCCAGGGTGTGTTCACCTCCTGGACAGGTCGCCGGTCTCGGTGA
- the scpA gene encoding methylmalonyl-CoA mutase: MIPDFSEIELGTRPAVAAPAAADGPRGPVWETPEGIEVKPLYTAADTDGLDFLGTYPGVAPYLRGPYPTMYVNQPWTIRQYAGFSTASESNAFYRRNLAAGQKGLSVAFDLATHRGYDSDHPRVAGDVGMAGVAIDSIYDMRQLFDGIPLDKMSVSMTMNGAVLPVLALYVVAAEEQGVAPEQLAGTIQNDILKEFMVRNTYIYPPGPSMRIISDIFAYTSERMPKFNSISISGYHIQEAGATCDLELAYTLADGVEYLRAGVEAGMDIDRFAPRLSFFWCIGMNFFMEVAKLRAARLLWSRLVSGFDAKNPKSLSLRTHSQTSGWSLTAQDVYNNVVRTCVEAMAATQGHTQSLHTNALDEALALPTDFSARIARNTQLLLQQESGTCRVIDPWGGSYYVERLTHELAAKAWAHIEEVEAAGGMAKAIDAGLPKLRIEEAAARTQARIDSGRQPVIGVNKYRPDADEPIEVLKVDNTSVRAQQLDKLRRLRAERDPERVEEALTALSKGAASDGNLLALAIEAARAMATVGEISDALERVFGRHAAQIRTITGVYREEVGSGVDTVREACAEFERLEGRRPRILVAKMGQDGHDRGQKVIATAFADLGFDVDVGPLFQTPEEVARQAVEADVHVVGVNSLAAGHLTLVPALREALAELGAEDVMIVVGGVIPPGDFDELRAAGASAIFPPGTVIADAARGLLADLLTRLGHDAHA, from the coding sequence ATGATTCCCGACTTCTCCGAGATCGAACTCGGCACGCGACCGGCGGTGGCCGCCCCGGCCGCGGCGGACGGACCTCGTGGCCCGGTGTGGGAGACGCCCGAGGGGATCGAGGTGAAACCGCTCTACACCGCCGCGGACACCGATGGTCTCGACTTCCTGGGGACCTACCCCGGCGTCGCGCCCTACCTGCGCGGCCCGTACCCGACCATGTACGTCAACCAGCCGTGGACCATCCGGCAGTACGCCGGGTTCTCCACCGCGAGTGAGTCCAACGCCTTCTACCGGCGTAACCTGGCCGCCGGGCAGAAGGGGCTGTCGGTCGCCTTCGACCTGGCCACCCACCGGGGCTACGACTCCGACCACCCGCGCGTCGCCGGGGACGTCGGCATGGCGGGCGTGGCCATCGACTCCATCTACGACATGCGGCAGCTGTTCGACGGGATCCCCCTCGACAAGATGAGCGTGTCGATGACCATGAACGGCGCGGTGCTTCCGGTGCTCGCGCTCTACGTCGTGGCCGCCGAGGAGCAGGGGGTGGCACCCGAGCAGCTCGCCGGGACCATCCAGAACGACATCCTCAAGGAGTTCATGGTCCGCAACACCTACATCTACCCGCCGGGCCCCTCGATGCGGATCATCTCCGACATCTTCGCGTACACCAGCGAGAGGATGCCGAAGTTCAACTCGATCTCGATCTCCGGGTACCACATCCAGGAGGCCGGGGCCACGTGTGACCTGGAGCTCGCCTACACCCTCGCAGACGGGGTGGAGTACCTGCGGGCGGGTGTCGAGGCGGGCATGGACATCGACAGGTTCGCGCCGCGCCTGTCGTTCTTCTGGTGCATCGGCATGAACTTCTTCATGGAGGTCGCCAAGCTGCGGGCCGCCCGGCTGCTCTGGTCGCGGCTGGTGTCCGGGTTCGACGCGAAGAACCCCAAGTCGCTCTCGCTGCGGACCCACTCGCAGACCTCCGGCTGGTCGCTCACCGCCCAGGACGTCTACAACAACGTCGTCCGCACCTGCGTCGAGGCGATGGCCGCCACCCAGGGCCACACCCAGTCGCTGCACACCAACGCCCTGGACGAGGCGCTGGCCCTGCCCACCGACTTCTCCGCGCGGATCGCCCGCAACACCCAGCTGCTGCTCCAGCAGGAGTCGGGCACCTGCCGGGTGATCGACCCCTGGGGCGGTTCCTACTACGTCGAGCGGCTCACCCACGAGCTGGCGGCCAAGGCATGGGCCCACATCGAGGAGGTGGAGGCCGCCGGGGGCATGGCGAAGGCGATCGACGCCGGGCTGCCCAAGCTCCGCATCGAGGAGGCCGCCGCCCGTACCCAGGCGCGCATCGACTCCGGGCGCCAGCCGGTCATCGGCGTCAACAAGTACCGGCCCGACGCCGACGAGCCCATCGAGGTGCTCAAGGTCGACAACACCTCCGTACGCGCCCAGCAGCTCGACAAGCTGCGCCGCCTGCGCGCCGAGCGCGACCCCGAGCGGGTGGAGGAGGCATTGACGGCACTCAGCAAGGGGGCCGCGAGCGACGGGAACCTGCTCGCGCTGGCGATCGAGGCGGCCCGTGCGATGGCCACGGTCGGGGAGATCTCCGACGCCCTGGAGCGGGTGTTCGGGCGGCACGCGGCACAGATCCGTACGATCACCGGCGTGTATCGTGAGGAGGTGGGATCAGGCGTGGACACGGTCCGCGAGGCGTGCGCCGAGTTCGAGCGGCTGGAGGGCCGCCGCCCCCGCATCCTGGTGGCGAAGATGGGCCAGGACGGTCATGACCGGGGCCAGAAGGTGATCGCCACGGCCTTCGCCGACCTCGGCTTCGACGTGGACGTCGGCCCGCTGTTCCAGACGCCCGAGGAGGTCGCCCGGCAGGCGGTCGAGGCGGACGTGCACGTGGTCGGCGTGAACTCGCTGGCCGCCGGCCACCTCACGCTCGTGCCTGCGCTCCGCGAGGCGCTGGCCGAGCTGGGCGCGGAGGACGTCATGATCGTGGTCGGCGGCGTCATCCCGCCGGGCGACTTCGACGAACTGCGCGCCGCGGGCGCGAGCGCGATCTTCCCACCCGGCACCGTCATCGCCGACGCGGCCAGGGGACTGCTGGCGGACCTGCTCACCCGGCTGGGTCATGACGCGCACGCTTGA
- a CDS encoding prenyltransferase/squalene oxidase repeat-containing protein: MSIDDLSAPAALDISPEIGRRVPTGSDAGSGTKTGTGPGDGIDMVAEARELVAGLLAQPWGQVSASPYETGRVVSLAPWLAGHAERVGFLLATQRPDGGWHSSGDHALVPTLSAVEALLAEIGRGASADLDLLAKAADRGLEAVRKRFRRAESLPDTPAIELIVSSLLSLIDGHLGGAGPKPPPGMDGAKLASVRAWLTSGAEIPQKLVHALEVAGAEATAASGILPTPMPGGMAAVGASPAAGAAWLAASPGSRPGQEAAVRRYLEAVVASTGGPVPCALPISVFERGWTLSWLRRAGIPVDVSPELVASLRDGLGPEGAATGPGLPADADTTSVALYALALIGEPREPEGLWPFETETHFCTWRGEEGMSPTTNAHVLDAFGEYLRRCGGEPRHEAVVTKLAGWLRDRQEADGSWTDRWHVSPYYATACCAIALHEFGGEESVGAVDRALEWVFGTQRADGSWGRWEGTAEETAYALQTLLLTGAARGERWREAVERGYRRLAATRDGEAPSLWVDKDLYLPVAIVRAAVLGALHLARRGLSLPETTRIEN, encoded by the coding sequence GTGAGCATCGACGACCTGTCCGCCCCCGCGGCGCTCGACATCTCGCCGGAGATCGGCCGGAGGGTCCCTACCGGGTCCGACGCCGGGAGCGGCACGAAGACCGGCACCGGGCCAGGCGACGGGATCGACATGGTCGCCGAGGCGCGCGAGCTGGTCGCCGGGCTGCTGGCCCAGCCCTGGGGGCAGGTGTCCGCCTCCCCGTACGAGACCGGCCGGGTGGTGAGCCTGGCCCCGTGGCTGGCCGGGCACGCCGAGCGGGTCGGGTTCCTGCTCGCCACCCAGCGGCCGGACGGCGGCTGGCACTCATCCGGCGACCATGCCCTGGTCCCCACGCTGAGCGCGGTCGAGGCGCTGCTGGCCGAGATCGGGCGCGGCGCCTCCGCCGACCTCGACCTGCTCGCCAAGGCGGCCGACCGCGGGCTGGAGGCCGTGAGGAAGCGGTTCCGCCGCGCCGAGTCCCTGCCGGACACGCCCGCGATCGAGCTCATCGTGTCGTCCCTGCTCTCCCTGATCGACGGTCACCTCGGCGGGGCGGGGCCGAAACCGCCCCCGGGCATGGACGGTGCCAAGTTGGCCTCGGTCAGGGCGTGGCTGACGTCGGGCGCGGAGATCCCGCAGAAGCTGGTCCACGCCCTTGAGGTCGCGGGGGCGGAGGCGACGGCGGCCTCCGGGATCCTTCCCACGCCGATGCCCGGCGGGATGGCCGCCGTCGGTGCCTCGCCCGCGGCCGGCGCGGCCTGGCTGGCCGCGTCGCCCGGCTCCAGGCCAGGCCAGGAGGCGGCCGTACGGCGTTACCTGGAGGCGGTCGTGGCCTCCACCGGCGGGCCGGTGCCCTGCGCCCTCCCCATCAGCGTGTTCGAGCGCGGCTGGACGCTCAGCTGGCTGCGGCGCGCGGGAATCCCGGTGGACGTGTCACCGGAGCTGGTCGCGAGCCTGCGGGACGGGCTCGGTCCCGAGGGGGCCGCCACGGGGCCCGGTCTTCCCGCGGACGCCGACACCACCTCCGTCGCCCTGTACGCGCTGGCGCTGATCGGCGAGCCACGCGAGCCCGAGGGGTTGTGGCCGTTCGAGACGGAGACCCACTTCTGCACCTGGCGCGGAGAGGAGGGAATGTCCCCGACGACCAACGCGCACGTGCTCGACGCCTTCGGCGAGTACCTGCGCCGGTGCGGGGGGGAGCCCCGCCACGAGGCCGTCGTGACCAAGCTGGCCGGGTGGCTGCGTGACCGCCAGGAGGCGGACGGCAGCTGGACGGACCGCTGGCACGTCTCGCCGTACTACGCCACCGCCTGCTGCGCCATCGCGCTGCACGAGTTCGGCGGTGAGGAGTCGGTGGGCGCGGTGGACAGGGCACTGGAGTGGGTGTTCGGCACCCAGCGCGCGGACGGGTCGTGGGGCCGGTGGGAGGGCACCGCGGAGGAGACCGCCTACGCGCTGCAGACCCTGCTGCTGACCGGCGCGGCGCGGGGGGAGCGGTGGCGGGAGGCCGTGGAACGTGGATACCGCCGCCTGGCGGCCACCCGCGACGGCGAGGCGCCGTCGCTCTGGGTCGACAAGGACCTGTACCTGCCGGTGGCGATCGTCAGGGCGGCCGTTCTGGGCGCGCTTCACCTGGCACGGCGCGGGCTCTCACTTCCGGAGACGACTCGTATTGAGAATTGA